The proteins below come from a single Terriglobales bacterium genomic window:
- a CDS encoding DUF4440 domain-containing protein, translating to MIDNRKPRRWPAALLLVGAAGTLIILHAKMNENARRAADLAAIEELHQKDIAATKTYDVETLVSLWTDDIVALPPDGSPTIGKAVGRKQLEAGKAASAAYEVLTYEQKWEEVTLAGDYAFEWGTFTSAVRPKAGGDEIRQNYNVLRVLKRAADGSWKVHRTMWNASK from the coding sequence ATGATTGACAATCGCAAGCCGCGCCGCTGGCCTGCCGCGCTCTTGCTGGTAGGGGCGGCGGGAACGCTGATCATTCTCCACGCCAAAATGAACGAAAACGCACGCCGCGCCGCCGATCTGGCTGCCATCGAGGAGCTGCATCAGAAGGACATCGCCGCCACCAAGACGTACGACGTCGAGACGCTGGTTTCGCTGTGGACGGACGACATTGTGGCGCTGCCGCCGGACGGCTCGCCGACCATCGGCAAAGCCGTGGGCCGCAAGCAACTGGAAGCGGGCAAGGCCGCCAGCGCCGCCTACGAGGTGCTGACCTACGAGCAAAAGTGGGAGGAAGTGACGCTCGCAGGCGACTACGCCTTCGAGTGGGGCACCTTCACCAGCGCAGTGCGGCCCAAGGCGGGCGGCGACGAGATCCGGCAGAACTACAACGTGCTGCGGGTGCTGAAGCGCGCCGCGGACGGGTCGTGGAAAGTCCACCGGACCATGTGGAACGCGTCGAAGTGA
- a CDS encoding enoyl-CoA hydratase/isomerase family protein, with amino-acid sequence MSSTSPKLEKTGSCNLIRLESADGTNRLTRECVRKLTQTAAELASAGQVRPLIITGNHRFFSAGADLREIAELTGPAALAFAREGQALMESIASFPAPTLAAISGYCMGGGLDLALACARRVAAPNAIFGHRGAALGLMTGWGGTQRLPGLIGKGRALAMFVAAEKLHAAEALRIGLVDALAEDPVALALSAFRWVA; translated from the coding sequence TTGAGTTCCACTTCCCCCAAGCTCGAAAAAACAGGAAGCTGCAACCTCATCCGGCTGGAGTCGGCGGACGGCACCAACCGGCTGACGCGGGAGTGTGTAAGAAAACTCACGCAAACGGCAGCGGAACTAGCGAGCGCCGGGCAGGTGCGGCCGCTCATCATCACGGGGAATCATCGCTTTTTTTCCGCCGGCGCCGATCTGCGTGAGATCGCGGAGCTGACCGGCCCGGCAGCGCTGGCGTTCGCGCGCGAGGGACAGGCCTTGATGGAGTCAATCGCCAGCTTCCCGGCGCCGACGCTGGCGGCCATCTCCGGCTACTGCATGGGCGGAGGGCTGGACCTGGCGCTGGCCTGCGCGCGGCGGGTCGCGGCGCCCAACGCCATCTTCGGGCATCGCGGAGCGGCGCTCGGCCTGATGACCGGCTGGGGCGGAACGCAGCGGCTGCCCGGACTGATCGGCAAGGGCCGGGCGCTGGCGATGTTCGTCGCGGCGGAAAAGCTGCACGCCGCGGAAGCGCTGCGTATCGGGCTGGTGGACGCGCTGGCGGAGGACCCGGTGGCGTTGGCGCTCTCGGCATTCCGCTGGGTCGCCTGA
- a CDS encoding helix-turn-helix transcriptional regulator: MAEPAAEAARPENGNGHSHLQLAAAIRTLRQRTGLSQRQLALRMSVPRTYVSKIENEKATPTLSSIERLARALEVSVPELLNGGHSRDAEIRELMADDFIAELIPYLQKLDGMQLSSILAQVRDLSLRPRRHS, from the coding sequence GTGGCGGAACCGGCCGCGGAAGCGGCGCGCCCGGAAAACGGCAACGGCCATTCGCATCTGCAACTGGCGGCGGCCATCCGCACGCTGCGGCAGCGCACCGGATTGAGCCAGCGGCAACTGGCGCTGCGCATGTCCGTCCCGCGGACCTACGTATCCAAGATCGAAAATGAAAAAGCCACGCCCACGCTCTCATCCATCGAGCGGCTGGCGCGAGCCCTGGAGGTAAGCGTGCCTGAACTGCTCAACGGCGGCCACAGCCGCGACGCGGAGATCCGCGAGCTCATGGCCGACGACTTCATCGCCGAGCTGATTCCCTATCTGCAGAAGCTCGACGGCATGCAATTATCCAGCATTCTGGCGCAGGTGCGCGACCTCTCGCTGCGCCCGCGGCGCCACTCCTAG
- a CDS encoding hydroxymethylglutaryl-CoA lyase, producing MSAVKLIECPRDAWQGLKGVIPTEVKVAYLRALIEAGFKHIDAVSFVSPAAVPQMADSEEVLRQLRPPEDVEIIGIVVNEKGADRAIETEAVSTLGFPYSVSPTFLERNQKQTLEAALDELEKIDLKAHQVGLDLVVYISMAFGNPYGDEWSTEEVVEAVGLLESMDIRAVSLADTVGVADAAKIADVIGAVTAKYGYLEIGAHLHSRPEQTAEKVLAAYEAGARRFDCALGGLGGCPFAQDLLVGNIATERALEALRQRGAETPQLAALDGVLRMSAEIGAAHQAEVKQ from the coding sequence ATGAGCGCGGTGAAGCTGATCGAATGCCCGCGCGATGCCTGGCAAGGGCTGAAGGGCGTCATCCCGACCGAAGTCAAGGTGGCGTACCTGCGGGCGCTGATCGAGGCCGGGTTCAAGCACATCGACGCGGTGTCGTTCGTTTCGCCGGCGGCGGTGCCGCAGATGGCGGATTCGGAAGAAGTCTTGCGGCAATTGCGTCCGCCGGAGGACGTCGAGATCATCGGCATCGTGGTGAATGAGAAGGGCGCCGACCGCGCGATCGAGACCGAAGCCGTGAGCACGCTGGGATTTCCATACTCGGTCTCGCCGACGTTCCTCGAGCGCAACCAGAAGCAGACACTCGAAGCGGCCCTCGACGAGCTGGAGAAAATCGACCTCAAAGCGCACCAGGTCGGACTCGATCTGGTGGTGTACATTTCGATGGCCTTCGGCAATCCGTATGGCGACGAATGGAGCACAGAGGAAGTGGTGGAAGCCGTCGGCCTCCTGGAGAGCATGGACATCCGCGCCGTGTCGCTGGCCGATACCGTGGGCGTGGCGGATGCGGCGAAGATCGCGGACGTCATCGGCGCGGTGACGGCGAAGTACGGGTACCTGGAAATCGGCGCGCACCTGCATTCGCGTCCGGAACAGACAGCCGAAAAGGTCCTGGCTGCGTACGAGGCGGGAGCCCGGCGCTTTGACTGCGCGCTGGGCGGACTGGGCGGATGTCCGTTCGCGCAAGACCTTCTGGTCGGCAACATCGCGACGGAGCGGGCGCTGGAGGCGCTGAGACAGCGAGGCGCGGAAACGCCGCAGCTCGCGGCGCTCGATGGCGTGTTGCGCATGTCGGCGGAAATCGGTGCGGCGCATCAGGCGGAAGTGAAACAATAG
- a CDS encoding VOC family protein, with product MPKKARPKKAAKPKPKPRKRAAPRGLDLNHAMVYVRDVERALPFYTKLLGMKVVDEFRHEGKPVYARLCAPVGEGTIALHMAGPGASVAAEGVRLYFETPDLDEFCRRLQEKGVHFIQLPRMMPWGWKHAYLNDPDGHEISLYWAAGGRMKKTVMRAAKKVARAK from the coding sequence ATGCCCAAAAAAGCTCGCCCGAAGAAGGCCGCCAAACCCAAGCCCAAGCCCAGGAAGCGCGCCGCACCCCGCGGCCTCGACCTCAACCACGCCATGGTGTACGTGCGCGACGTCGAGCGCGCCCTGCCCTTCTACACCAAGCTCCTGGGCATGAAGGTGGTGGACGAGTTCCGCCACGAGGGCAAGCCCGTCTACGCCCGGCTCTGCGCGCCCGTCGGCGAAGGCACCATCGCCCTGCATATGGCGGGACCGGGAGCGTCGGTGGCTGCGGAGGGCGTCCGGCTCTACTTCGAGACTCCCGACTTGGACGAGTTCTGCCGCCGCCTGCAGGAGAAAGGCGTGCACTTCATCCAGCTTCCCCGCATGATGCCCTGGGGATGGAAACACGCCTACCTGAACGACCCCGACGGCCACGAGATCAGCCTCTACTGGGCCGCCGGCGGCCGCATGAAAAAGACCGTTATGCGCGCCGCCAAAAAGGTAGCCAGGGCGAAGTAG
- a CDS encoding acyl-CoA carboxylase subunit beta: MTSKPSTPTARPHGLISRVDPTSARFEKNMRAMADLTAALHNEEEKIREGGGAKAIEAQHKKGRLTARERIALLLDPGTSLFELGIHAAHGMYEEWGGAPAAGVVTGLGRIHGRLFMLIVNDATVKAGAFFPMTAKKVIRAQNIAIENRIPTIYLVDSAGVFLPLQEDVFPDTDDFGRVFRNNAVMSALGIPQITAIMGMCVAGGAYLPVMCDHILMTEGSGLFLAGPALVQAAIGQKISAEELGGARVHAEISGTIDFREPNDEACLARIRGLVEKMGRRPGAPFDHKKPEPPAYAAEELYGIFESDPARQYDMKEIIARIVDGSRFDEYKPEYGETVLCGYARVNGWAVGIVANQKTHVTQLDHAGHKRVEFGGVIYTESAEKAARFIMDCSQNLVPLVFLHDVNGFMVGRDAEWSGIIRAGAKMVNAVSNAVVPKITVILGGSFGAGHYAMCGKAYDPRFVFAWPTARYAVMGGDQAASTLVEIKIKQLERGGKKLSEEEKRALFQSVKQTYDEQTDPRYGAARLWIDKILDPLETREAIALALEAAALNPHVAEFRTGVLQT, from the coding sequence ATGACCAGCAAACCCAGTACGCCCACGGCGCGCCCGCACGGGCTGATCTCGCGCGTCGACCCCACGTCGGCGCGCTTCGAGAAGAACATGCGGGCCATGGCCGACCTGACAGCGGCCCTCCATAACGAAGAAGAGAAGATCCGCGAGGGCGGCGGGGCCAAGGCCATCGAGGCGCAGCACAAGAAAGGGCGACTCACGGCGCGGGAGCGCATCGCGCTGCTGCTCGACCCGGGGACTTCGCTGTTCGAGCTGGGAATCCATGCGGCGCACGGGATGTACGAAGAGTGGGGCGGCGCGCCGGCAGCGGGCGTGGTGACCGGACTGGGGCGAATCCACGGGCGGCTGTTCATGCTGATCGTGAACGACGCCACGGTGAAGGCCGGAGCGTTTTTCCCCATGACGGCGAAGAAGGTCATCCGGGCGCAGAACATCGCTATCGAAAACCGAATCCCGACCATCTACCTGGTGGACTCGGCGGGCGTGTTCCTGCCGCTGCAGGAGGATGTGTTCCCGGACACCGACGATTTCGGACGCGTGTTCCGCAATAACGCAGTGATGTCCGCGCTGGGCATTCCGCAGATCACGGCCATCATGGGGATGTGCGTGGCCGGCGGCGCGTACCTGCCGGTGATGTGCGACCACATCCTGATGACCGAGGGCAGCGGCCTCTTTCTGGCCGGGCCGGCGCTGGTGCAGGCGGCGATCGGGCAGAAGATCTCGGCCGAGGAACTGGGTGGCGCGCGCGTGCACGCGGAAATCTCCGGCACCATCGACTTCCGCGAGCCCAACGACGAAGCCTGCCTGGCGCGCATCCGCGGTCTGGTGGAGAAAATGGGGCGGCGGCCGGGGGCGCCGTTCGACCACAAGAAGCCTGAACCGCCGGCGTACGCGGCGGAGGAACTGTACGGCATCTTCGAATCCGATCCGGCGCGGCAGTACGACATGAAGGAGATCATTGCGCGCATCGTGGACGGCAGCCGCTTTGACGAGTACAAGCCGGAGTACGGCGAAACGGTGCTGTGCGGCTACGCGCGGGTGAACGGCTGGGCGGTGGGCATCGTCGCCAACCAGAAGACGCACGTCACGCAGCTCGACCACGCAGGACACAAGCGGGTGGAGTTCGGCGGCGTGATCTACACCGAGTCGGCGGAGAAGGCGGCGCGCTTCATCATGGACTGCAGCCAGAACCTGGTGCCGCTGGTCTTTCTGCACGACGTCAACGGGTTCATGGTGGGACGGGACGCGGAGTGGAGCGGCATCATCCGCGCCGGCGCGAAGATGGTGAACGCAGTGTCGAACGCCGTGGTGCCCAAGATCACGGTGATCCTGGGCGGATCGTTCGGCGCCGGACACTACGCCATGTGCGGCAAGGCGTACGACCCGCGCTTTGTGTTCGCCTGGCCGACGGCGCGCTACGCCGTGATGGGCGGCGACCAGGCCGCGAGCACGCTGGTGGAAATCAAGATCAAGCAACTGGAACGCGGCGGCAAGAAGCTGAGCGAGGAGGAGAAGCGCGCGCTGTTCCAGTCCGTGAAGCAGACCTACGACGAGCAGACCGACCCGCGCTACGGCGCGGCGCGGCTGTGGATCGACAAGATCCTGGATCCGCTGGAGACGCGCGAAGCCATTGCGCTGGCGCTGGAAGCGGCGGCGCTCAACCCGCATGTAGCGGAGTTCAGGACGGGAGTGCTGCAGACCTGA
- a CDS encoding enoyl-CoA hydratase-related protein, producing the protein MELKTVLLAESGGIATLTLNRPEKRNAISFELIDDLTAALEAARQSASQVLVLTGAGQAFCSGMDLESLKTLSAEGRSFEENLKDSETMARLFRSIYDFPKPTIAAVNGPAIAGGMGLATSCDFTLASTEARFGYTEVRIGFIPAIVSSLLKRQVGEKHARDLLLTGRIFGAEEAYRMGLVNEVLEPQKLMPRVRELAATLMENSPTSIRLTKALLSEYARAQLDQEMKLGQEENARIRATADFREGVTSFLEKRKPKWTGK; encoded by the coding sequence ATGGAACTGAAGACCGTTTTGCTGGCGGAATCCGGCGGCATCGCGACCCTCACGTTGAACCGGCCGGAAAAACGCAACGCCATCAGTTTCGAGCTGATCGACGACCTCACGGCAGCGCTGGAAGCGGCGCGGCAGTCGGCGTCGCAGGTGCTGGTGCTCACCGGAGCCGGCCAGGCGTTCTGCTCCGGCATGGATCTGGAAAGCCTGAAAACGCTTAGCGCTGAAGGTCGCTCCTTCGAGGAAAACTTGAAGGACTCAGAAACCATGGCCCGACTGTTCCGCTCCATCTACGATTTTCCCAAGCCGACCATCGCGGCGGTGAACGGGCCGGCGATCGCCGGAGGCATGGGCCTCGCCACCTCGTGCGATTTCACGCTGGCCTCCACCGAGGCCAGGTTCGGTTACACGGAGGTGCGCATCGGGTTCATTCCCGCCATCGTATCTTCCCTGCTCAAGCGCCAGGTGGGAGAAAAACATGCGCGCGATCTGTTGCTGACGGGGCGCATCTTCGGGGCGGAAGAAGCCTACCGCATGGGACTGGTCAACGAGGTACTGGAGCCGCAGAAGCTGATGCCCCGCGTGCGCGAGCTGGCCGCCACGCTGATGGAAAACAGCCCCACGTCGATCCGGCTCACCAAAGCGCTGCTCTCGGAATACGCGCGCGCGCAACTGGACCAGGAGATGAAACTCGGCCAGGAAGAGAACGCGCGCATCCGGGCGACGGCCGATTTCCGCGAGGGCGTGACATCGTTCCTGGAAAAGCGCAAGCCGAAGTGGACGGGGAAATGA
- a CDS encoding VWA domain-containing protein, protein MLRQLFTFVLVVASVLAPFGVFAQNNLGCRLRSVTVTVADAKGKPVTGLTANSFQGQFRGQPVRIHHARMTSGSPRFVVALDISGSMERSLRPSGIAWTIAGNAIESAPPGSAVGLILFNEKIGLRIGLTQDRAALLEELKAAMTTKGIIKGRTAIRDAVMEAVAMLGRPRPGDVIYLITDGGDNMSWTKESEFTMAVATSGARIFGVLFADLFPTTPEEREGPGLMSGLSKMSGGITVVWSSNLTPGGRRTLDSLLRRLYFDMQNYYELMVELPAEIDKPHDWKLHVVDDHGRKLSRYEVFYPRTLAPCPSTVQTNGVTR, encoded by the coding sequence ATGCTCCGGCAGTTGTTCACATTCGTGCTTGTAGTGGCTTCCGTTCTCGCTCCGTTCGGGGTTTTCGCACAGAACAACCTGGGCTGCCGTTTGCGGAGCGTCACGGTAACGGTCGCCGACGCGAAGGGCAAACCAGTGACGGGGCTCACAGCGAATAGTTTTCAGGGCCAGTTCCGGGGCCAGCCCGTGCGGATCCACCACGCGAGAATGACTTCGGGATCTCCCCGTTTCGTGGTCGCTCTCGATATCTCAGGCAGCATGGAGCGGAGCCTGCGTCCGTCGGGCATTGCCTGGACGATCGCGGGCAATGCCATCGAATCCGCTCCTCCCGGTAGTGCGGTCGGTCTAATCCTTTTCAACGAAAAGATCGGGCTTCGTATTGGGCTTACACAAGACCGAGCGGCCCTGCTTGAAGAGCTGAAGGCTGCCATGACGACTAAGGGAATCATCAAGGGGCGCACCGCAATCCGCGATGCTGTTATGGAAGCCGTCGCCATGCTGGGTCGACCAAGGCCGGGAGATGTGATCTACCTGATCACCGATGGCGGAGACAATATGAGCTGGACGAAAGAGAGTGAATTCACCATGGCCGTGGCGACGTCCGGGGCCAGAATCTTCGGGGTTCTTTTCGCGGATCTCTTTCCCACAACTCCGGAGGAGCGGGAAGGGCCAGGTCTTATGTCCGGATTGAGCAAGATGTCCGGTGGAATCACGGTGGTGTGGAGTTCGAACTTGACTCCCGGAGGCCGCCGCACTCTGGATTCGTTGCTTCGTCGCCTCTATTTTGACATGCAGAATTATTATGAGCTCATGGTCGAGCTGCCAGCGGAGATTGACAAACCGCACGACTGGAAACTGCACGTGGTTGATGACCACGGCCGTAAGCTGAGCCGATACGAGGTCTTCTACCCGCGCACTCTGGCTCCCTGCCCATCAACGGTTCAGACAAACGGCGTCACGAGGTAG
- a CDS encoding cobalamin B12-binding domain-containing protein, producing MATERKIRVLVAKPGLDGHDRGAKVIARALRDAGMEVIYTGLRQTPEMIASAALQEDVDVIGLSILSGAHNAIVPRVMELLRQNKMDDVLVVIGGIIPDEDIDRMKQAGVAGIFQPGTSLQEIVQFIRANVKPRGVPA from the coding sequence ATGGCGACGGAACGCAAGATCCGCGTGCTGGTGGCCAAGCCGGGCCTGGACGGACACGACCGGGGGGCCAAGGTGATCGCGCGGGCGCTGCGCGACGCGGGCATGGAGGTGATCTACACCGGGCTGCGGCAGACGCCGGAGATGATCGCCAGCGCCGCGCTGCAGGAAGACGTGGACGTGATCGGGCTCTCGATCCTCTCCGGGGCGCACAACGCCATCGTGCCGCGAGTGATGGAACTGCTGCGGCAGAACAAGATGGACGACGTGCTGGTGGTGATCGGCGGCATCATCCCGGACGAAGACATCGACCGCATGAAGCAGGCCGGGGTGGCCGGCATCTTCCAGCCGGGAACGTCGCTGCAGGAGATCGTGCAGTTCATCCGCGCCAACGTGAAGCCCAGGGGCGTGCCGGCATGA
- the hutH gene encoding histidine ammonia-lyase yields the protein MESPPDHVERVEVIPINGNDLTLEQLRAVVYDRQPVGLDPAARRRIAGARAAVEALLKGERVAYAVNTGVGKLSDVRIAPGEIRELQVNLLRSHAAGVGEPLSEAETRALVLLRANSLAKGFSGVRPEVVEALCALLNRGVHPVIPSQGSVGASGDLAPLAHLALVLIGEGEAIHNEQRVAGAEALRRASLTPLVLEAKEAISLINGTQAMLAVGALALLEAETLTDSADVIGSLSLDALRGTDVAFDARIHQARPHAGQVRVAENLRRMLEGSQIRESHRDCGRVQDAYSLRCIPQVHGAVRDTLTHCRRIFEIEMNSAVDNPLVFLNPGANAEVLSGGNFHGEPVAMALDFLGIALASLAGISERRVERLVNPALNEGLPPFLAKHAGLHSGFMMAQVTAAALASENKVLAHPASVDSITTSGNKEDYVSMGMAAALKLKRIVANTRNVLAIEAVAAAQAIDFLAPLAPSPRGQKAHAAIRSVSPAVEQDRVLAADFARVAELVRSGKVAAALA from the coding sequence GTGGAAAGTCCACCGGACCATGTGGAACGCGTCGAAGTGATCCCCATCAACGGCAACGACCTGACGCTCGAGCAATTGCGCGCCGTAGTGTATGACCGGCAGCCGGTAGGACTGGATCCGGCGGCGCGCAGGCGCATTGCCGGGGCGCGGGCCGCCGTCGAAGCCTTGCTCAAAGGCGAGCGCGTGGCCTACGCCGTGAACACCGGCGTGGGCAAGTTGAGCGACGTGCGCATCGCACCGGGCGAGATCCGCGAGCTGCAGGTCAACCTGCTGCGCTCGCATGCCGCGGGCGTGGGCGAGCCGTTGAGCGAAGCAGAAACGCGGGCGCTGGTGCTGCTGCGCGCCAACTCGCTGGCCAAAGGCTTTTCCGGAGTTCGCCCGGAGGTGGTCGAGGCACTGTGCGCACTGCTGAACCGCGGCGTGCATCCGGTCATACCCTCGCAAGGGAGTGTGGGAGCGAGCGGCGATCTGGCGCCGCTGGCCCATCTGGCGCTGGTGCTGATCGGCGAAGGAGAAGCGATTCACAACGAGCAGCGCGTGGCAGGCGCGGAGGCCCTGCGCCGGGCGAGTCTCACCCCGTTAGTGCTCGAGGCCAAGGAAGCCATCTCGCTCATCAACGGCACGCAGGCCATGCTGGCGGTGGGTGCGCTGGCGCTGCTGGAAGCGGAGACGCTGACCGACAGCGCTGACGTCATCGGCTCACTGTCGCTGGACGCGTTGCGCGGCACTGACGTGGCTTTCGACGCGCGCATCCACCAGGCGCGTCCGCATGCCGGCCAGGTTCGCGTGGCGGAGAATCTGCGGCGCATGCTCGAGGGCAGCCAGATCCGCGAGTCGCACCGCGATTGCGGCCGGGTGCAGGATGCCTACTCGCTGCGCTGCATACCGCAGGTGCACGGCGCGGTGCGCGACACGCTCACGCATTGCCGCCGCATCTTCGAGATCGAGATGAACTCCGCGGTGGACAATCCGCTGGTGTTCCTGAATCCGGGTGCGAACGCCGAAGTGCTCTCCGGCGGGAACTTTCATGGGGAGCCGGTGGCCATGGCGCTGGACTTCCTGGGCATCGCGCTGGCGTCGCTGGCGGGCATCAGCGAGCGGCGCGTGGAACGGCTGGTGAACCCGGCGCTCAACGAGGGCCTGCCGCCGTTCCTGGCCAAGCATGCCGGCCTGCACTCCGGCTTCATGATGGCGCAGGTGACGGCGGCCGCGCTGGCCAGCGAGAACAAGGTGCTGGCGCATCCTGCGTCCGTGGATTCCATCACCACCTCCGGCAACAAGGAAGACTATGTTTCCATGGGGATGGCGGCGGCGCTGAAGCTGAAGCGCATCGTGGCCAATACGCGCAACGTGCTGGCCATCGAAGCGGTGGCTGCCGCGCAGGCTATCGACTTTCTGGCGCCGCTCGCGCCCAGCCCGCGCGGCCAGAAAGCGCATGCTGCGATACGTTCCGTCAGCCCGGCGGTGGAACAGGACCGCGTGCTGGCAGCCGATTTCGCACGCGTGGCGGAACTCGTGCGCAGCGGCAAGGTGGCGGCGGCGCTGGCCTAG
- a CDS encoding HD domain-containing protein, producing MPTRDDAWGLLCEYTQSESLRKHALAVEACMRAYARRFAADGTDPAADEELYGLCGLLHDFDYEKFPTPDQHPFVGNKILEERGYPEALRRCILSHAQYSGVPRVTPMEKALFACDELAGFLTATALVKPNKSLAEVEARSVRKKMKDKAFARSVSREDILSGAQDLGIDLEEHITFCIQAMQGIAKQLGLDGVQPAVPQS from the coding sequence ATGCCGACGCGGGACGATGCCTGGGGTTTACTTTGTGAGTACACCCAGTCCGAGAGCCTGAGGAAACACGCCCTGGCGGTCGAGGCCTGTATGCGCGCCTACGCCCGCCGCTTCGCCGCCGACGGCACCGACCCCGCCGCCGACGAAGAACTCTACGGCCTCTGCGGACTGCTGCACGATTTCGACTACGAAAAGTTCCCCACGCCTGACCAGCATCCTTTCGTGGGCAACAAGATCCTGGAGGAGCGCGGCTACCCTGAAGCCCTGCGCCGCTGCATCCTCTCCCATGCGCAGTACTCCGGCGTCCCGCGCGTCACGCCCATGGAGAAGGCCCTGTTCGCCTGCGACGAGCTGGCCGGCTTCCTTACCGCCACCGCGCTGGTGAAGCCCAACAAGTCGCTCGCCGAGGTCGAAGCCAGATCGGTGCGCAAGAAGATGAAGGACAAGGCCTTCGCCCGCAGCGTCAGCCGCGAAGACATCCTCTCCGGCGCCCAGGACCTGGGTATCGACCTGGAAGAGCACATCACCTTCTGCATCCAGGCCATGCAGGGCATCGCCAAACAGCTCGGCCTGGATGGGGTGCAGCCTGCGGTTCCGCAGTCCTGA
- a CDS encoding thioesterase family protein, whose protein sequence is MFSETKLRVRYAETDRMGVVYHSNFAIWFEVGRVEALRQMGFQYREMEEKDDCHIAVVDLRVRYKAPARYDDEIVVRTELRNLRDSLLHFGYEVRRAADGELLAQGETTHIVVDRNFHKRPLPEKYLTAFRKTIERHGT, encoded by the coding sequence ATGTTCAGCGAAACCAAGCTCCGCGTGCGTTACGCCGAGACGGACCGCATGGGCGTGGTCTATCACTCGAACTTCGCCATCTGGTTCGAGGTGGGACGGGTGGAGGCGCTGCGCCAGATGGGCTTCCAGTATCGCGAGATGGAGGAGAAGGACGACTGCCATATCGCGGTGGTCGACCTGCGGGTGCGCTACAAGGCTCCGGCGCGTTACGACGACGAGATCGTAGTGCGCACGGAGCTGCGCAACCTGCGCGATTCCCTGCTGCACTTCGGGTACGAAGTGCGGCGCGCCGCGGACGGTGAGCTGCTCGCCCAAGGCGAGACCACCCACATCGTGGTGGACCGCAACTTCCACAAGCGGCCGCTGCCGGAGAAGTATCTCACGGCGTTCCGCAAGACCATTGAGCGTCACGGAACTTGA